A single Aspergillus chevalieri M1 DNA, chromosome 3, nearly complete sequence DNA region contains:
- a CDS encoding class I SAM-dependent methyltransferase (COG:S;~EggNog:ENOG410PNGW;~InterPro:IPR029063;~PFAM:PF13489,PF08241,PF13649) produces the protein MFANGPAGQRPPTMASPPNHPSSQSSSDMGRSRHNSDAMDIYTITDRDPAERENANGRWGSNASPSVASPTNHRIPEKFQFHEENGRTYHGYRRGVYMLPCDEQEQDRLDIFHKLFTVARVSDGLIYAPHPHNGRFLDLGCGTGIWAIDVADKYPQAFVLGVDLAPIQPPNIERKNCDFYAPFDFESPWALGEDYWDFIHMQMGSGSVAHWPSLYHRIYAHLRPGAWFEQVEIDFEPRCDDRSLDDSALRRWYQFLKQATEQSARPIAHSARETIRNLQEAGFTDIDHQMVGLPLNPWHQDQHERKVAKWYNLAISESIETLSLAPFRRVFGWPIEDIKRIAAEVKSEAFNKGIHSYNILHIYQARKPEAK, from the exons ATGTTCGCCAACGGTCCCGCGGGACAGCGCCCTCCCACAATGGCCTCCCCGCCTAATCATCCTAGCTCCCAATCTTCCAGTGATATGGGCAGATCCAGACATAATTCTGATGCCATGGACATCTATACCATCACCGATCGAGATCCTGCCGAAAGAGAAAATGCTAACGGGCGTTGGGGAAGCAATGCGTCGCCCAGTGTGGCTTCTCCCACTAACCACAG AATCCCCGAGAAATTCCAGTTCCACGAGGAAAACGGACGAACGTACCATGGATACCGTAGAGGTGTCTACATGCTCCCATGCGATGAACAGGAACAAGATCGACTCGACATCTTCCACAAACTTTTCACTGTTGCGAGGGTGTCAGACGGATTGATTTATGCGCCCCATCCCCACAATGGCCGATTTCTCGACTTGGGCTGCGGAACCGGGATTTGGGCCATTGATGTGGCCGACAAGTACCCGCAGGCCTTCGTCCTGGGTGTGGATTTGGCTCCCATTCAGCCACCCAACATCGAGAGGAAGAACTGCGATTTCTACGCCCCGTTTGACTTTGAAAGCCCCTGGGCATTGGGGGAGGACTACTGGGATTTCATTCATATGCAGATGGGCAGTGGTAGCGTCGCCCACTGGCCCAGTCTTTACCATAGAATCTATGCTCATCTCCGTCCCGGTGCGTGGTTCGAGCAGGTTGAAATCGATTTCGAGCCTCGATGTGACGATCGTTCCCTTGACGACTCCGCACTGCGTCGCTGGTATCAATTCCTGAAACAGGCAACGGAACAGTCAGCGCGACCCATAGCGCACAGTGCGCGCGAGACCATACGAAATCTACAGGAGGCAGGCTTTACGGACATTGATCACCAAATGGTCGGTCTACCCTTGAACCCTTGGCATCAGGACCAGCACGAGCGAAAAGTCGCCAAGTGGTACAACCTGGCCATCTCGGAGAGCATCGAGACGCTCAGCTTGGCTCCTTTCAGACGGGTCTTCGGCTGGCCTATTGAGGACATCAAGCGAATCGCCGCGGAGGTCAAATCAGAAGCCTTCAACAAGGGGATCCATTCTTACAACATTTTGCATATATACCAAGCGCGAAAACCGGAGGCTAAATAA
- the SWD1 gene encoding Set1-mediated histone H3-K4 methylation subunit Swd1 (BUSCO:EOG09262XRU;~COG:S;~EggNog:ENOG410PF85;~InterPro:IPR037850,IPR036322,IPR015943,IPR019775, IPR001680,IPR017986;~PFAM:PF00400;~go_component: GO:0048188 - Set1C/COMPASS complex [Evidence IEA];~go_function: GO:0005515 - protein binding [Evidence IEA]), protein MNLSLIDPFVLAQDYPDTLTEKLRSGHATCLRFNRKGDYLASGRVDGTVVIFDVETNGVARKLRGHTRQIQSLSWSRNGRYLLSSSQDWKCILWDMKDGSRVRTVRFEAPVYIAELHPFNHLLFVASLFEEQPTLVDISSPKPVKRILPSAPLRAPEVDPAVAAKQAAQDAKHSTCVTIFTALGNHIIAGTSKGWINIIETETCTTIHSTRLCNGVVILLRLASNGRDLLVNSSDRVIRTIVMPDLSQLGTDLEAANIKLQVEHKFQDVVNRLSWNHVAFSSTGEFVTASTFMNPDIYVWERSHGSLVKILEGPREELGVVEWHPTRPMVVACGLESGCIYTWSIVSPQKWSALAPDFGEVEENVEYIEREDEFDVHPAEEIHQRRLDQEDEIPDVLTIEQPMTNGADDNNNNSSNAVDAFHMPVLLDISDSESGEDIVAVGPGTMRRRSPGAGREWMTNGEGETGKNGAGTSRGQRGRRR, encoded by the exons ATGAATTTGTCTCTCATCGATCCCTTTGTTCTGGCCCAGGACTACCCAGACACATTGACGGAGAAGCTGA GGAGCGGTCATGCGACTTGTCTACGCTTTAACCGCAAAGGAGATTATCTGGCTTCCGGACGA GTGGACGGCACAGTTGTGATATTCGATGTCGAGACAAACGGAGTCGCGCGCAAACTGAGGGGACATACCAGGCAGATCCAATCGTTAAG TTGGTCCAGAAATGGCCGGTACCTTCTCAGTTCGTCACAGGATTGGAAATGTATTCTTTGGGACATGAAGGATGGTTCGCGGGTGCGAACTGTCCGGTTCGAGGCCCCAGTATATATTGCGGAGCTGCATCCTTTCAATCA TCTACTTTTCGTCGCATCCCTCTTTGAAGAACAACCTACCCTCGTCGATATCTCATCACCGAAACCCGTCAAACGAATCCTTCCCTCCGCTCCTCTTCGTGCACCAGAAGTCGATCCAGCAGTAGCGGCGAAACAAGCCGCTCAAGATGCGAAACATTCGACCTGCGTTACAATATTCACTGCACTCGGAAACCATATCATagccggcacatcaaaggGCTGGATCAACATCATCGAAACAGAAACCTGCACAACCATCCATTCCACCCGCCTCTGCAACGGAGTGgtcatcctcctccgcctcgcAAGCAATGGCCGCGACCTCCTGGTTAACAGCTCAGACCGTGTCATCCGAACAATCGTCATGCCCGACCTCTCCCAACTAGGCACCGACCTCGAAGCCGCCAACATCAAGCTTCAAGTCGAACACAAATTTCAAGACGTCGTCAACCGCTTAAGCTGGAACCACGTCGCCTTCTCCTCAACCGGCGAATTCGTCACCGCCTCCACCTTTATGAACCCCGACATCTACGTCTGGGAACGCAGCCACGGCTCCCTCGTCAAGATCCTCGAAGGCCCCCGCGAAGAACTCGGCGTGGTAGAATGGCACCCCACTCGCCCCATGGTCGTCGCCTGCGGTCTCGAATCCGGCTGCATATATACTTGGTCCATCGTATCACCGCAGAAATGGTCCGCCCTAGCCCCGGACTTTGGCGAAGTCGAAGAAAACGTCGAATACATCGAACGAGAAGACGAATTCGATGTCCATCCCGCCGAAGAAATCCACCAACGCCGCCTCGATCAGGAAGACGAAATTCCAGACGTCCTCACTATCGAACAACCCATGACCAACGGCGCCGACGACAACAataacaacagcagcaacgcCGTTGACGCCTTCCACATGCCCGTCCTGCTGGATATATCAGATAGCGAGAGCGGCGAAGACATCGTCGCAGTGGGGCCTGGGACGATGCGCAGACGCAGTCCCGGCGCGGGCCGTGAGTGGATGACCAATGGCGAGGGTGAGACAGGGAAGAACGGCGCCGGCACTTCACGGGGACAAAGAGGGCGACGGCGGTGA
- the RPB1 gene encoding DNA-directed RNA polymerase II subunit RPB1 (COG:K;~EggNog:ENOG410PGUD;~InterPro:IPR007066,IPR000684,IPR007073,IPR007075, IPR038593,IPR007081,IPR007080,IPR007083,IPR038120, IPR000722,IPR042102,IPR006592;~PFAM:PF05000,PF04998,PF05001,PF04997,PF04992, PF04983,PF04990,PF00623;~go_function: GO:0003677 - DNA binding [Evidence IEA];~go_function: GO:0003899 - DNA-directed 5'-3' RNA polymerase activity [Evidence IEA];~go_process: GO:0006351 - transcription, DNA-templated [Evidence IEA];~go_process: GO:0006366 - transcription by RNA polymerase II [Evidence IEA]), with amino-acid sequence MSNVYFPYSKAPLRTIKEIQFGLFSPEEIKRMSVVHVEYPETMDEQRQRPRAKGLNDPRLGTIDRQWNCETCEEGQKECPGHFGHIELATPVYHIGFLTKIKKLLETVCHNCGKIKAKTDDTRFLQALRVRDPKRRFDQIWRLSKDVLVCEADPPEDEDDPFSKEGKEKSSGHGGCGNAQPTIRKEGISLVGTWKPSKSMMEEDDMPQPEKKTITPQMALNVFRNISFDSVRIMGLSNDYARPEWMVITVLPVPPPPVRPSVLVGGSTSGQRGEDDLTYKLAEIVRANQNVQRCEQEGAPEHVVREFESLLQYHVATYMDNDIAGQPKAMQKSNRPVKALRSRLKGKEGRLRQNLMGKRVDFSARTVITGDPNLSLDEVGVPKSIARTLTYPEVVTPYNIEKLQHLVSNGPNEHPGARYIVRDNGERIDLRHARRAGGQQLLYGWKVERHVMDGDVILFNRQPSLHKESMMGHRVRVMPYSTFRMNLSVTSPYNADFDGDEMNLHVPQSEESRAELSELALVPHNIVSPQRNGPLMGIVQDTLCGIYKICRRDTFLTKEQVMNIMLWVPDWDGVIPPPAIIKPRPRWTGKQMISMALPSGLNLLRVDKDNSALAEKFSPLADGGLLIHGGQLMYGLLSKKTVGASGGGVIHTIFNEYGPEATVGFFNGAQAIVNYWLLHNGFSIGIGDTIPDPLTIQRIENCVRNRKKEVEEITATATENQLEALPGMNVRETFESKVSRALNNARDEAGSETEKSLKDLNHAIQMARSGSKGSTINISQMTAVVGQQSVEGKRIPFGFKYRTLPHFTKDDYSPESRGFVENSYLRGLTPTEFFFHAMAGREGLIDTAVKTAETGYIQRKLVKALEEVTVKYDGTVRNSLGDIIQFIYGEDGLDGAHIENQRVDVIRCSDDKFRDRFRVDLMDPERSLGPDVLEQANEIAGDMEVQRYLDEEWEALLRDRAFLRTVAKEDEEMMQLPINVQRILEMARNTFRIREGTISDLHPAEVVPQVQSLLDRLLVVRGDDPISREAQDNATLLFKAQLRSRLAFRRLVTEYSMNKLAFQHVIGAIESRFARAAASPGEMVGVLSAQSIGEPATQMTLNTFHFAGVSAKNVTLGVPRIKEILNVATNIKTPSMTVYQEPAKSHDKEGAKQLRSAVEHTSLRSVTEATEIYYDPDIQTTVIENDRDMVESYFIIPEDVTDDSSRQSKWLLRIILSRPSLLDKGLTVQDVASRIKQAYPKDIAVLFSDNNADEQVIRIRQIQDSKEDEEDDDIEYDVTLKKLEQHLLDTLTLRGVPGVDRAFINEKNNVRVLEDGSLFTSRTDPLCKQWVLETSGSSLGEVLAIPGVDATRTYSNQFIEVFEVFGIEAARSAVLRELTQVLAFDGSYVNHRHLALLVDVMTVRGYLTPVTRHGINRADNGALMRCSFEETVEILLEAAAFGELDDCRGVSENLILGQMAPAGTGEFDIYLDQNLLNTVVSNNARYGVMGSIGAKDAIISDGAATQYDTGSPMQESAYIGTPDPESNFSPIRQAGAETPGVFTDYQPSAGFGGFSPGPTSPAGYSPTSPFNTSPTSPGYSPTSSYSPTSPGMSITSPRFMTSPGFSPASPSFAPTSPAYSPTSPAYGQASPTSPSYSPTSPGFSPTSPNYSPTSPSFSPASPAFSPTSPSYSPTSPAIGGAGRHLSPTSPTSPKYTPTSPGWSPTSPQQYSPTSPNFAGSPTSPGGPTSPSYSPTSPAYSPTSPRQ; translated from the exons ATGTCGAACGTTTACTTCCCCTACTCGAAGGCGCCGCTGCGCACGATCAAGGAAATCCAGTTTGGTCTCTTCTCGCCAGAAGAGATCAAACGGATGAGTGTGGTCCATGTCGAATACCCGGAGACAATG GACGAGCAACGGCAGCGACCGCGAGCAAAGGGCTTGAATGATCCTCGTCTGGGTACGATTGATCGCCAGTGGAACTGCGAGACTTGCGAGGAAGGTCAGAAAGAATGCCCAGGGCATTTCGGACACATCGAACTTGCAACACCGGTTTATCATATTG GTTTCTTGACCAAGATTAAGAAACTGCTGGAAACTGTCTGCCACAACTGTGGAAAGATCAAAGCCAAAACG GATGATACTAGGTTTCTCCAAGCTTTGCGAGTAAGAGACCCGAAGAGGCGTTTCGATCAGATCTGGCGACTTTCCAAGGACGTGTTGGTCTGTGAAGCCGACCCCcccgaggatgaagatgatccGTTTTCGAAAGAGGGCAAGGAAAAGAGCAGTGGTCACGGTGGTTGTGGTAATGCCCAACCTACAATTCGCAAGGAAGGGATATCGTTGGTCGGAACGTGGAAGCCCAGCAAGAGCATGATGGAGGAGGACGACATGCCGCAACCCGAGAAGAAGACCATCACTCCGCAGATGGCTCTCAACGTTTTCCGCAACATCTCCTTTGACTCTGTTCGCATCATGGGTCTGAGCAACGACTATGCCCGTCCAGAGTGGATGGTTATTACCGTCCTGCCGGTCCCGCCCCCTCCGGTCCGCCCAAGTGTTCTTGTTGGCGGTAGTACCAGTGGCCAGCGCGGTGAGGATGATTTAACATACAAATTGGCTGAAATTGTCCGAGCGAACCAGAACGTTCAACGCTGTGAGCAGGAAGGTGCCCCTGAACATGTGGTGCGCGAGTTCGAGTCGTTGTTGCAATACCACGTTGCTACCTACATGGATAACGACATTGCTGGTCAACCCAAGGCCATGCAGAAATCTAACCGACCTGTCAAGGCTCTGCGTTCTCGGTTGAAGGGTAAGGAGGGTCGTCTGCGGCAAAACTTGATGGGTAAACGTGTGGACTTCTCTGCTCGTACTGTCATCACGGGTGATCCCAATTTGTCGCTTGATGAAGTTGGTGTGCCGAAGAGTATTGCCAGGACTTTGACTTACCCTGAAGTCGTTACGCCGTACAATATTGAAAAGTTACAACATCTCGTTTCAAACGGCCCCAATGAGCACCCCGGTGCTCGTTACATCGTCAGAGACAATGGTGAACGTATCGATCTTCGTCATGCGAGAAGGGCTGGCGGCCAGCAGCTTCTCTATGGATGGAAAGTCGAACGCCATGTCATGGATGGCGATGTCATTCTATTTAACCGGCAGCCGTCTCTTCACAAAGAGTCTATGATGGGTCATCGTGTACGAGTGATGCCGTATTCGACGTTCCGAATGAACTTGTCTGTTACGAGTCCTTATAACGCAGATTTTGACGGTGACGAAATGAACTTGCACGTGCCACAGAGCGAAGAGTCTCGCGCAGAACTCAGCGAGCTTGCTTTAGTTCCCCACAACATTGTGTCGCCTCAGCGTAACGGCCCCCTTATGGGTATCGTCCAAGATACCCTCTGTGGTATCTACAAGATTTGTCGACGGGACACCTTCTTGACCAAAGAGCAGGTGATGAACATTATGCTTTGGGTTCCTGACTGGGACGGAGTTATCCCGCCACCGGCTATCATCAAGCCGAGACCCAGATGGACAGGGAAACAGATGATCAGTATGGCGCTTCCCTCTGGGTTGAACCTTCTTCGTGTGGACAAGGACAATTCTGCCCTCGCGGAGAAGTTCTCTCCTCTGGCTGACGGTGGTCTCCTTATTCACGGAGGCCAGCTCATGTATGGATTGCTCTCCAAGAAGACCGTCGGTgctagtggtggtggtgttatTCACACCATTTTCAACGAGTATGGTCCAGAAGCTACCGTGGGCTTTTTCAACGGCGCTCAGGCCATTGTCAACTATTGGTTGCTGCACAACGGTTTCAGTATTGGTATCGGTGACACGATTCCAGACCCGCTTACAATTCAGAGAATTGAAAACTGTGTTCGCAACCGAAagaaggaggttgaggaaaTTACTGCCACCGCCACAGAGAACCAGCTTGAGGCACTGCCCGGTATGAATGTGCGAGAAACCTTTGAAAGTAAGGTCTCGCGCGCTCTCAACAATGCTCGTGATGAGGCCGGTAGTGAGACCGAGAAGAGTTTGAAGGATCTGAATCACGCTATTCAGATGGCTCGCTCGGGATCCAAGGGTTCCACGATTAACATCTCTCAAATGACTGCTGTCGTGGGACAACAGTCCGTTGAAGGAAAGCGTATTCCCTTCGGTTTCAAATATCGGACATTGCCGCACTTCACCAAGGACGACTACTCGCCAGAGTCCCGTGGGTTTGTTGAGAACTCGTACTTGCGTGGCTTGACTCCAACCGAATTCTTCTTCCACGCCATGGCTGGTCGTGAGGGTCTTATTGATACTGCTGTCAAGACTGCTGAAACTGGTTACATCCAGCGTAAGCTGGTTAAAGCACTGGAAGAGGTTACCGTCAAGTATGACGGCACTGTCCGGAACTCCTTGGGCGATATTATTCAATTCATCTACGGTGAAGATGGTCTCGACGGTGCTCACATTGAGAACCAGCGTGTCGATGTCATTAGGTGCTCTGACGACAAGTTCAGGGATCGTTTCCGTGTTGATCTTATGGACCCTGAACGGAGTCTTGGGCCTGATGTCTTGGAGCAGGCCAACGAGATTGCTGGTGATATGGAAGTTCAACGTTACCTCGACGAGGAATGGGAAGCGCTCCTCAGGGACCGTGCGTTCCTCCGTACCGTTGCaaaggaagatgaagaaatGATGCAACTTCCGATTAACGTGCAAAGAATTCTCGAAATGGCCAGAAATACATTTAGAATTCGCGAGGGAACCATCAGTGACCTGCATCCTGCAGAGGTGGTCCCTCAGGTCCAGTCACTGCTTGATCGCCTTCTGGTGGTTCGTGGTGATGACCCCATTTCGCGCGAGGCCCAGGATAATGCCACTTTGCTGTTCAAGGCGCAGCTTCGCAGCCGATTGGCGTTCCGGAGACTTGTCACTGAATATTCGATGAACAAGCTCGCATTCCAGCACGTGATTGGTGCCATCGAAAGCCGTTTCGCAAGGGCCGCTGCCAGTCCTGGTGAGATGGTCGGTGTCCTCTCTGCGCAGTCCATTGGTGAGCCTGCTACGCAGATGACATTGAACACTTTCCACTTTGCTGGTGTTTCGGCCAAGAACGTTACTCTCGGTGTACCTCGTATCAAGGAAATTCTTAACGTCGCCACGAACATCAAGACTCCGTCGATGACTGTGTACCAGGAGCCTGCCAAGTCGCACGACAAGGAGGGTGCCAAGCAGCTGCGTAGTGCTGTGGAGCACACCAGTCTGAGATCGGTTACCGAGGCTACTGAAATCTACTACGATCCTGACATCCAGACTACGGTGATCGAGAACGATAGGGATATGGTGGAGTCATACTTCATTATCCCAGAAGATGTTACGGATGACTCTTCTCGGCAGTCGAAGTGGTTGCTGCGTATTATCCTTAGTCGACCTTCGCTTCTTGATAAGGGTCTTACAGTACAGGACGTCGCGTCTAGAATCAAGCAAGCTTACCCTAAGGATATCGCAGTTCTCTTCAGTGATAACAACGCCGATGAACAGGTTATTCGTATCCGTCAAATTCAGGATAGcaaagaggatgaagaggatgatgatattgagTACGATGTTACACTCAAGAAATTGGAGCAACATCTTTTGGATACTCTTACTCTTCGTGGCGTACCGGGCGTTGACCGAGCATTCATTAACGAGAAGAACAACGTCCGAGTGCTCGAAGATGGCTCCCTTTTCACAAGCAGGACAGACCCACTCTGCAAACAATGGGTCCTCGAAACCAGCGGTTCTTCCCTGGGCGAAGTTCTGGCGATTCCTGGAGTCGATGCTACGCGTACCTATTCAAACCAGTTTATTGAAGTGTTTGAAGTCTTTGGTATTGAAGCTGCACGTTCAGCCGTCCTTCGTGAATTGACTCAGGTGTTGGCCTTCGACGGTTCGTATGTCAACCACCGTCACCTGGCGTTGCTGGTCGATGTTATGACTGTTCGTGGGTACTTGACTCCGGTCACTCGTCACGGTATCAACCGTGCAGACAATGGTGCGCTTATGCGTTGCTCTTTCGAAGAGACGGTTGAAATCCTCTTGGAGGCAGCCGCCTTTGGAGAGCTCGACGATTGCCGCGGTGTCTCTGAGAACCTGATTCTAGGTCAGATGGCACCCGCTGGTACGGGAGAATTCGACATCTACCTAGACCAGAACCTGCTCAACACCGTCGTCTCGAACAACGCGCGGTATGGTGTTATGGGATCGATCGGTGCCAAGGATGCTATCATCTCTGACGGTGCTGCGACCCAATATGACACTGGTTCTCCCATGCAGGAGAGTGCGTACATCGGCACTCCCGACCCCGAATCGAACTTCTCTCCGATTCGCCAGGCCGGTGCCGAGACTCCTGGTGTTTTTACTGACTATCAGCCATCTGCTGGGTTTGGTGGATTCAGTCCAGGGCCGACAAGTCCGGCTGGATACTCCCCGACAAGCCCATTCAACACAAGTCCAACGTCACCTGGCTATTCTCCGACGTCGAGTTACTCTCCTACGTCACCTGGCATGTCCATCACCAGTCCTCGTTTCATGACTTCGCCTGGGTTCTCTCCTGCCAGTCCGTCGTTCGCCCCTACATCGCCTGCTTACTCGCCAACGTCGCCGGCATATGGACAAGCCTCCCCGACGTCTCCGTCCTACTCTCCGACGTCGCCTGGGTTCTCCCCCACCTCGCCCAACTACAgccctacatcgccaagctTCAGTCCGGCTTCTCCTGCCTTTAGCCCTACGTCACCTAGCTACAGTCCAACCAGCCCTGCTATTGGTGGCGCAGGCCGGCACTTGTCTCCCACTTCACCTACCTCTCCCAAGTACACGCCCACATCTCCAGGCTGGTCGCCTACCAGCCCTCAGCAATACTCACCAACCTCGCCGAACTTTGCTGGCTCACCCACGTCTCCTGGCGGACCCACATCCCCCAGTTATAGTCCTACCTCGCCAGCATACAGCCCTAC GTCTCCACGTCAGTAA